In Naumovozyma castellii chromosome 1, complete genome, one DNA window encodes the following:
- the RPS11A gene encoding 40S ribosomal protein uS17 (ancestral locus Anc_3.255) has protein sequence MSTELTVQSERAFQKQPHIFTNPKVKTSRRTKRWYKNAGLGFKTPKTAIEGSYIDKKCPFTGLVSIRGKILTGTVVSTKMHRTIVIRRDYLHYVPKYNRYEKRHKNVPVHVSPAFRVQVGDIVTAGQCRPISKTVRFNVVKVSPAAGKANKQFAKF, from the exons ATGTCTACTGAATTGACTGTTCAATCTGAAAGAGCTTTCCAAAAG cAACCTCACATTTTCACCAACCCAAAGGTCAAGACTTCCAGAAGAACCAAGAGATGGTATAAGAATGCCGGTTTAGGTTTCAAGACCCCAAAGACCGCTATTGAAGGTTCTTACATTGATAAGAAGTGTCCATTCACTGGTTTGGTTTCCATCCGTGGTAAGATCTTGACTGGTACCGTTGTCTCTACCAAGATGCACCGTACCATCGTCATCAGAAGAGATTACTTACATTACGTTCCAAAGTACAACAGATACGAAAAGAGACATAAGAACGTTCCAGTCCACGTTTCCCCAGCTTTCCGTGTCCAAGTTGGTGACATTGTTACCGCTGGTCAATGTAGACCAATCTCCAAGACTGTTAGATTTAACGTCGTTAAGGTCT
- the GCV1 gene encoding glycine decarboxylase subunit T (ancestral locus Anc_3.246) — MLRTISRQQSRLLTRSASSSASSSPLKKTPLYDLHVQLGATMVPFAGYSMPLIYKDQTHIESHNWTRNNAGLFDVSHMLQSKLVGPGSVSFLNRITPTDFGALPRGYSHLSVFLNHEGGIIDDTIISKNCNDDDFTMVTNAGRVKEDSTFLKSELKLCHFDCNWESVNDRALLALQGPKSKDILEPLLMEGQTLTNFFFGERKLFQLYNGVTIDISRSGYTGEDGFEMSVPEKNASEFASLLLDNSTVKPIGLAARDSLRLEAGMCLYGNELNEEITPVEARLNWIISKTRRNLPQENERFNGYEKIMTQLNEKKYEKLRVGFKYTKKGPAARTGSLIFSSDGITQVGIVTSGSASPSLNNINIGQGYVDTGMHKNGSELFVQVRNKLFPIEIVKMPIVPTNYYKK, encoded by the coding sequence ATGCTAAGAACAATCTCACGTCAACAGTCACGTCTTTTAACGAGGTCGGCATCCTCCTCCGCCTCGAGTTCACCTTTAAAGAAAACACCTTTATATGACCTTCATGTTCAACTTGGAGCTACCATGGTTCCCTTTGCTGGTTATTCAATGCCTTTGATATATAAGGATCAAACGCATATCGAGTCTCATAATTGGACGAGAAACAATGCGGGGTTATTCGATGTGTCTCATATGTTGCAGAGTAAATTGGTTGGTCCTGGTTCAgtatcatttttaaataggATTACTCCTACTGATTTTGGGGCATTGCCTAGAGGATATTCTCACTTGTCAGTCTTCTTGAATCATGAAGGTGGGATTATAGATGATACAATCATAAGTAAGAACtgtaatgatgatgattttacTATGGTAACTAATGCAGGCAGAGTGAAGGAAGATTCTACCTTCTTGAAAAGTGAGCTAAAACTTTGCCACTTTGATTGTAATTGGGAAAGTGTTAACGATAGAGCACTGCTGGCATTACAAGGTCCTAAGTCTAAAGATATCTTGGAACCATTGTTAATGGAGGGTCAAACATTgaccaattttttctttggagAAAGAAAGCTATTTCAATTATATAATGGAGTTACAATTGACATCAGCAGAAGTGGATATACAGGAGAAGATGGGTTTGAAATGAGTGTTCCAGAGAAAAATGCTTCTGAATTTGCATCTCTCTTATTAGATAACTCAACAGTGAAACCGATCGGATTGGCAGCAAGAGATAGTCTTAGGTTAGAAGCTGGAATGTGTTTGTATGGgaatgaattaaatgaagaGATCACACCAGTGGAGGCAAGATTGAATTGGATTATTTCcaaaacaagaagaaatcttcCTCAAGAGAATGAAAGATTCAATGGATATGAAAAGATCATGACCCAATTGAACGAGAAGAAGTATGAAAAATTGCGCGTTGGGTTTAAATACACAAAGAAAGGCCCAGCAGCCAGAACAGGAAGTCTAATTTTCTCCTCCGACGGTATCACCCAAGTGGGAATAGTTACATCTGGGAGTGCGTCGCCAAGTTTGAATAATATCAATATAGGTCAAGGATATGTTGATACCGGGATGCATAAGAATGGCAGTGAATTGTTCGTTCAAGTGCGTAACAAATTGTTCCCAATTGAAATTGTGAAAATGCCCATTGTGCCAACTAACTACTACAAGAAATAG
- the SES1 gene encoding serine--tRNA ligase SES1 (ancestral locus Anc_3.251): MLDINQFIEEKGGNPELIRQSQKARYASVELVDDIIADYKDWVKTRFELDELNKKLNKLQKDIGLKFKNKEDPKELLAEKDEITAQKAKLTEQEQADDKDLKEKIMQVGNIVHPSVVISNDEDNNELVRTWKPEDLEEVGPVASVTGKPAKLSHHEILLRLDGYDPERGVKISGHRGFFLRNYGVFLNQALINYGLNFLAQKGYIPLQAPVMMNKEVMAKTAQLSQFDEELYKVIDGDDEKYLIATSEQPISAYHSGEWFEKPQEQLPIRYVGYSSCFRREAGSHGKDAWGIFRVHAFEKIEQFVLTEPENSWEEFDKMIDHSEEFYQSLKLPYRVVGIVSGELNNAAAKKYDLEAWFPYQKEYKELVSCSNCTDYQSRNLEIRCGIKKMGDREKKYVHCLNSTLSATERALCCILENYQTEDGLVVPEVLRRYIPGEPEFLPFVKELPKNSTSNKKKN, from the coding sequence ATGTTAGATATTAAccaattcattgaagaaaagggTGGTAACCCAGAATTAATTAGACAATCCCAAAAGGCCAGATATGCCAGCGTTGAACTTGTTGACGATATCATTGCTGACTACAAGGACTGGGTCAAGACCAGATTCGAACTAGATGAGTTaaataagaaattaaacaaGCTACAAAAGGATATTGGtttgaaattcaagaataaGGAAGATCCAAAGGAATTATTAGCTGAGAAGGATGAAATTACCGCTCAAAAGGCTAAATTGActgaacaagaacaagCAGATGATAAGGatttgaaggaaaagattatgCAAGTTGGTAACATTGTTCACCCTTCTGTTGTTATTTCCAACGATGAAGACAACAATGAATTGGTCCGTACTTGGAAGCCAGAAGACTTGGAAGAAGTCGGACCTGTTGCTTCCGTTACTGGTAAGCCAGCTAAATTATCTCATCATGAAATTCTTTTGAGATTGGATGGGTACGATCCAGAACGTGGTGTTAAGATCTCCGGTCACAGAGGTTTCTTCCTAAGAAACTACGGTGTCTTCTTGAACCAAGCTTTAATCAATTACggtttgaatttcttggcCCAAAAGGGTTACATCCCATTACAAGCTCCAGTTATGATGAACAAGGAAGTTATGGCTAAGACTGCCCAATTGTCccaatttgatgaagaattatacAAGGTCattgatggtgatgatgaaaaatatttaattgcTACCTCAGAACAACCAATTTCTGCATACCATAGTGGAGAATGGTTCGAAAAGCCACAAGAACAATTACCAATTAGATATGTTGGttattcttcttgtttCCGTAGAGAAGCTGGTTCTCACGGTAAAGATGCTTGGGGTATTTTCAGAGTGCATGCTTTTGAAAAGATAGAACAATTTGTTTTGACCGAACCAGAAAATTCATGggaagaatttgataagaTGATTGATCACTCTGAAGAGTTCTATCAATCTTTGAAGCTTCCATACCGTGTCGTTGGTATCGTGTCTGGTGAATTAAACAATGCTGCTGCCAAGAAGTACGATTTGGAAGCTTGGTTCCCATAccaaaaagaatataaagaattagTCTCATGTTCTAACTGTACCGATTACCAATCAAGAAACTTGGAAATTAGATGTGGTATCAAGAAGATGGGTGAcagagaaaagaaatacGTTCACTGTTTGAACTCCACTCTATCTGCCACAGAAAGAGCTTTGTGTTGTATCCTAGAAAATTACCAAACTGAAGATGGTTTGGTTGTCCCAGAAGTGCTTAGAAGATATATCCCTGGTGAACCTGAATTCTTACCATTCGTCAAGGAATTACCAAAGAACTCTACTtccaacaagaagaagaattaa
- the FAL1 gene encoding ATP-dependent RNA helicase FAL1 (ancestral locus Anc_3.249) codes for MSFNRETDQKLKFKTSKKLKVSPTFESMSLKPDLLRGIYSYGFETPSSIQSRAITRIISGSDIIAQAQSGTGKTATFAIGMLQIIDLKKKDLQALILSPTRELAVQINQVVSNLGDYMNVKSLAMTGGKMMKDDLKKVSKSGCQVVSGTPGRVLDMIKRQLLAIRNIQMLVLDEADELLGESLGFKQQIYDIFAKLPKSCQVVVVSATMSKDIIEVTKKFMSDPVKILVKQDEISLEGIKQYYVDVGKEEWKFDTLCDIYDSLTITQCVIFCNTKKKVDWLSAKLTQSNFAVVSMHGDMKQEERDKVMNDFRTGHSRVLISTDVWARGIDVQQVSLVINYDLPENMENYIHRIGRSGRFGRKGIAINFLTSSDGSTFRDIQKFYRIKIKPMPANLSELT; via the coding sequence ATGTCATTTAATAGAGAAACTGATCAGAAGCTGAAGTTTAAAACatccaagaaattgaaagtcTCACCAACTTTTGAATCCATGTCATTAAAGCCTGATTTGCTTCGAGGAATCTACTCATACGGATTTGAAACACCGTCATCAATTCAGTCTAGAGCCATAACAAGAATTATCTCAGGGAGTGACATAATTGCTCAGGCGCAATCTGGTACAGGTAAGACTGCCACATTCGCCATTGGGATgcttcaaataattgacttgaagaagaaagatttgCAAGCTTTGATTTTATCTCCCACAAGAGAGCTAGCTGTGCAAATTAATCAAgttgtttccaatttgggAGACTATATGAATGTAAAGTCACTAGCGATGACAGGTGggaaaatgatgaaagatgatttgaaaaaggtTTCTAAAAGTGGGTGTCAAGTCGTTAGTGGGACACCTGGAAGAGTGTTGGATATGATAAAGAGGCAATTACTGGCGATAAGGAACATCCAAATGTTAGTGTTGGATGAAGCTGATGAACTGTTAGGAGAGTCTCTTGGTTTTAAACAACAAATCTATGATATATTTGCAAAACTACCCAAGAGTTGTCAAGTGGTAGTTGTAAGTGCTACTATGAGTAAAGACATTATTGAAGTCACTAAGAAATTTATGAGCGACCCAGTCAAGATTCTCGTGAAGcaagatgaaatttctttggaAGGTATTAAACAGTATTATGTTGATGTGGGTAAAGAAGAATGGAAATTTGATACTTTGTGTGATATATATGATTCATTAACAATTACACAATGTGTTATCTTTTGTaatacaaagaaaaaagtgGATTGGTTGTCAGCTAAATTAACACAATCCAATTTTGCTGTAGTGTCGATGCATGGTGATATGAAGCAAGAGGAAAGAGATAAGGTTATGAATGATTTCAGAACGGGTCATTCGCGTGTATTAATTTCCACAGATGTTTGGGCCCGTGGTATTGATGTCCAACAAGTATCATTAGTTATTAATTATGATTTGCCAGAAAATATGGAGAATTATATTCATAGAATTGGGAGAAGTGGTAGATTTGGTAGAAAAGGGATTGCCATTAACTTTTTAACAAGTAGTGATGGTAGCACTTTTAGAGacattcaaaaattctACCGTATCAAAATTAAGCCCATGCCAGCCAATCTCTCTGAGCTCACCTAG
- the ATG31 gene encoding Atg31p (ancestral locus Anc_3.250) has protein sequence MESNATTNTIGNLTLIVREKNIYHTIVKDKESQYSSSSNPECATDVTFPTNIKYIFEDDEEHEKVIGLDTTSLGSSKDTIENVIVVQLDENGAFEDVDLISENYILLDVIKSEDTVDENKNISRNHDIELQVLSKFRDLSPIANDLPLDDMISLYRIQNEQIETICNSL, from the coding sequence ATGGAAAGCAATGCAACCACCAATACAATTGGAAACTTGACTTTAATCGTCAGAGAAAAGAACATCTATCATACGATCGTGAAAGATAAGGAGTCCCAATATAGTTCAAGTTCAAATCCCGAGTGTGCTACAGATGTTACATTTCCAAccaatattaaatatatattcgAGGATGATGAGGAGCATGAAAAGGTAATAGGATTGGACACTACTAGTTTGGGCTCAAGTAAAGATACTATTGAAAACGTAATAGTTGTTCAACTTGACGAGAATGGAGCATTTGAGGACGTTGATTTGATCAGCGAAAATTATATCCTATTAGATGTGATAAAAAGTGAAGATACCGtggatgaaaataaaaatattagcAGGAATCATGATATCGAGCTCCAAGTACTGTCCAAATTCAGAGATTTGTCGCCAATTGCTAATGATCTACCCTTAGATGATATGATAAGTTTATATAGGATTCAGAATGAACAGATAGAAACAATTTGCAATTCTTTATAA
- the DAS2 gene encoding putative uridine kinase DAS2 (ancestral locus Anc_3.248), translating to MPLNNRIVVSIGGGHGAGVTNVSSLLKQSLIKLFPSLIKIKIVNMDELVIDTTCRKYSEQDYNFAEIYEKLVEPISLEDNSNTIEIVILCGSYALFNDKINEISKLKIFLDTDGDDRLINLIHLKNAADDKESLALLLQEYLENMRPEMEKNISPTKKLADLIIPHMKGSNANTDNDNIGLEIIVDGVVKIIEHINDKNGNSSMKRISSSPLWDFQTELLNVEKDRYYDLS from the coding sequence ATGCCACTAAATAATAGGATTGTAGTTTCGATTGGGGGTGGACATGGGGCTGGTGTTACCAATGTTTCTTCTCTATTGAAACAGTCCTTAATCAAACTTTTCCCCTCCCTCATCAAGataaaaattgttaatATGGATGAGTTAGTTATCGACACTACTTGTAGAAAATATAGCGAACAGGATTATAATTTTGCTGAGATATATGAAAAGTTGGTAGAACCAATTTCGCTGGAGGATAATTCTAAtacaattgaaattgttattCTCTGTGGTAGTTATGCCCTTTTTAATGATAAGATCAACGAAATCTccaaattaaaaatattcttaGATACTGATGGCGATGACAGATTAATAAACTTGATTCATCTTAAGAATGCCGCTGACGATAAAGAGAGCTTGGCATTATTATTGCAAGAATATCTTGAAAACATGAGACCAGAGatggaaaagaatattaGTCCAACGAAAAAGTTAGCAGATTTGATAATACCGCATATGAAAGGAAGTAATGCGAATactgataatgataatattggGTTAGAAATTATAGTTGATGGAGTAGTCAAGATTATCGAGCATATAAACGATAAGAATggtaattcttcaatgaaaagaatatcatcatctccATTATGGGATTTCCAAACAGAATTACTGAATGTTGAGAAGGATAGATATTATGATTTAAGTTGA